The Paenibacillus macerans genome includes a window with the following:
- a CDS encoding three component ABC system middle component: MSNLNKEIQNVQNPAFGAFIIWNFVRGYYSNNKSLVPFPLLFIVLPVIFREDISELLSSTNKPSGLRTFANKFLSTKVHKNDLVSNIHISASNMKELSLRSIQIALYSSLIALDYEEALAFPFTTTERKQEPKSIVKLGKASEKLGFWCSQLTLHEISQILKVRF; the protein is encoded by the coding sequence GTGTCCAACTTAAATAAGGAAATTCAAAACGTTCAGAATCCTGCATTCGGTGCATTTATTATATGGAACTTTGTAAGAGGCTATTATAGTAACAATAAATCCTTAGTCCCATTCCCTCTATTATTTATTGTTTTACCAGTAATATTTCGTGAAGATATCTCTGAATTGTTGTCTTCCACTAACAAGCCCTCGGGCCTACGAACCTTTGCTAATAAATTTCTTTCAACAAAAGTGCATAAAAATGATCTTGTATCAAATATTCATATAAGTGCATCAAACATGAAAGAACTATCACTTCGGTCGATCCAAATAGCTCTCTACTCTTCCCTCATCGCATTAGATTATGAGGAAGCCCTGGCTTTTCCTTTTACAACAACTGAACGAAAACAAGAACCTAAATCTATAGTTAAACTTGGAAAAGCTTCAGAAAAGTTGGGATTTTGGTGTTCCCAACTGACTCTTCATGAAATATCTCAAATACTAAAAGTGAGGTTTTAA
- a CDS encoding recombinase family protein: MALEVEVIKASRKISDRNAGKLSDVLRVAPYARVSTDTEEQLSSYKSQVAYYTDLVSKRSDWVLVDIYADEAITGTQVTKREDFQRMINDCMDGKIDMIITKSISRFARNTLDTLKYVRMLKEKNIAVHFEDENINTLTMDGELLLVILSSVAQQEVENISANVKKGLKMKMKRGELVGFQSCLGYDYDVNTKQITVNQEEAEIVRYIFERYTSGIGAYVIAKELTEAGHKTKYGRVEWQDTTVLGIIKNEKYKGDLLQGKTFTVDPISKRRLDNYGEEDQFYVKNHHEPIVSEEVFEKAQDILHRRGENRRRGAIGKRDKYSRKFAFSSKLECAFCGSNLSRRNWHSGTPQEGDLAVRDSHEKGEEILLSQ, translated from the coding sequence ATGGCTCTCGAAGTAGAAGTAATTAAAGCAAGTAGGAAAATATCCGATCGCAACGCCGGAAAGTTATCGGATGTCCTTCGCGTCGCCCCTTATGCCCGCGTAAGTACCGACACCGAGGAGCAATTGAGCAGCTACAAGTCGCAAGTCGCCTATTACACCGATCTCGTTAGCAAACGAAGCGACTGGGTGCTGGTTGATATTTATGCAGATGAAGCCATAACCGGTACTCAGGTAACGAAGCGCGAGGATTTCCAACGCATGATTAACGATTGTATGGATGGGAAAATTGATATGATCATCACGAAGTCTATCTCCAGATTTGCAAGAAATACGCTGGACACGTTGAAATACGTCCGAATGTTGAAGGAAAAGAACATCGCCGTACATTTTGAAGATGAGAATATCAATACGCTGACGATGGACGGCGAATTGCTGCTCGTCATTCTAAGCTCAGTAGCGCAGCAGGAAGTGGAGAACATCTCCGCCAACGTAAAAAAAGGGTTGAAGATGAAAATGAAGCGCGGTGAACTGGTGGGCTTCCAAAGTTGTCTGGGCTATGATTACGATGTGAATACGAAACAGATCACCGTTAATCAAGAAGAAGCCGAAATCGTCCGCTATATTTTTGAACGATATACATCGGGGATCGGCGCTTACGTAATTGCTAAGGAACTGACTGAGGCGGGACATAAGACCAAATACGGAAGAGTCGAATGGCAGGACACAACCGTTCTTGGTATCATAAAGAATGAGAAGTACAAAGGCGATTTGCTGCAAGGAAAGACATTTACCGTCGATCCCATTTCCAAGAGAAGATTGGACAATTACGGCGAGGAAGATCAGTTTTATGTCAAAAATCATCATGAGCCGATTGTCAGCGAGGAAGTATTTGAGAAGGCGCAGGATATATTGCATCGAAGAGGTGAAAATCGCCGCCGCGGCGCAATAGGCAAGCGGGACAAGTACAGCAGAAAATTTGCTTTCAGCAGCAAGTTGGAATGTGCTTTCTGCGGAAGCAATCTCTCGCGACGGAACTGGCACAGCGGCACTCCACAAGAAGGTGATTTGGCAGTGCGTGACAGCCACGAAAAAGGGGAAGAAATACTGCTCTCACAGTAA
- a CDS encoding cupin domain-containing protein, producing MSNIGVWENAEPGVKRCILRAEDSLMMMEVHFAKGAEGYEHSHPHQQMSYCLRGSFIFRIDGREYCIGAGDTINIPGNAKHGVTALEEDSALLDVFTPIREDLVKK from the coding sequence ATGAGCAATATTGGAGTATGGGAAAATGCCGAACCGGGCGTGAAACGCTGCATTTTAAGAGCCGAGGACAGCCTGATGATGATGGAAGTGCATTTTGCCAAAGGGGCCGAAGGCTACGAGCATAGCCACCCCCACCAGCAAATGAGCTACTGCCTGCGCGGAAGCTTTATTTTCCGCATCGATGGCCGGGAATACTGCATCGGAGCCGGAGACACAATCAATATTCCCGGAAACGCGAAACATGGCGTCACCGCGCTGGAGGAAGACTCCGCCCTGCTGGACGTGTTTACGCCGATTCGCGAGGATTTGGTGAAGAAATAG
- a CDS encoding tetratricopeptide repeat protein, whose translation MSFDFSQFFNKTTGPREQHPIKIYDNLPKGKVNDLWRGQYLALEEIHHVLDQGKKHVVVILNTGGGKTVIGLLEGQSITNRSLDRVFYLCGSNQLIVQTAQAAERLGLSVATYFNRNMVNELEFNTGEIQCLTNYQTLFNGKNTRFRTDIEGIIFDDAHVASHIVRENFTLHLPESEFPTTYSTLVGQVRQYFESIHRGPEFDQVVTFKDDPSVLFIPLFVWRQVVSRVIESLTNEGVTTKRISMFAWEHLRNNLDLCVAFLSSDGIEISPFLPPVNTLPFMSSSVTKVFLSATMQNKPEFVRTFGFLPDAYIEPKTSAGESERLIVTPYVNPGLKNGMFDYIIFLSQYFKILIIPKSEPRAKRWREHEMTFSSDDFTLKVEEFKNAQTGILVAPARFEGMDFPGDTCRFLVIDGLPSGTGNMEKFLWNNLGENKFLQGTVASRLIQAMGRISRGNDDFGVVFLLGDDIGDWITRGSNRKVIPPYTRAQLELGEQLTKSISDFQSLHKLVMSVVAVPRDPGWTSVHRARIQPHSVANEKASEDSVRELEEHSIQVAFAERKFIEHLWDREYQQAARALEQHLDPIFNQDKALAAWHAHLIGYAYLLGGNTSAAERYFNRSSNAYRVLGRINPESVTTYAPPVIFGDSQGERIASVLSARGDFNYGSFSEMQDRLSPLFTEKNTTNQYEEALSWLGRYLGFASNRPDSETGGRGPDIFWTSPEVDILIESKEEKKDTSFYSKRDVGQALNHSEWYKEEFPNSARNIKLMIVGPIIPAHPTASPGEQMHIWTPSEISSLAHRISSLVFDAYTTSDSATYTATLNKLLDEAGLTYVKLYESLPTRPIQRGQ comes from the coding sequence ATGTCTTTTGACTTTAGCCAATTTTTTAACAAAACAACTGGTCCTAGGGAACAACACCCGATAAAAATATATGATAACTTACCAAAAGGAAAGGTTAATGACCTCTGGCGAGGGCAGTACTTAGCACTTGAGGAAATACATCATGTATTAGATCAAGGAAAAAAGCATGTTGTTGTAATTCTTAATACTGGAGGCGGAAAAACGGTAATTGGACTCTTAGAAGGGCAATCAATTACTAATCGTTCTTTAGATAGAGTTTTTTACCTGTGTGGATCAAATCAACTTATTGTTCAAACGGCTCAGGCTGCAGAAAGACTGGGACTATCCGTAGCCACATATTTTAATAGAAATATGGTCAATGAGCTTGAATTTAATACTGGCGAAATTCAATGTTTAACCAACTATCAAACCTTATTTAATGGGAAGAACACTCGTTTTAGGACAGATATTGAAGGGATAATTTTTGATGATGCCCATGTTGCCTCCCACATTGTTAGGGAAAATTTCACTCTTCATCTTCCTGAATCAGAATTCCCTACAACCTACTCCACGTTGGTTGGACAAGTCAGACAATATTTTGAGTCCATTCACCGGGGACCTGAATTCGATCAAGTAGTTACTTTTAAAGATGACCCAAGTGTTCTTTTTATTCCTCTTTTTGTTTGGAGGCAAGTAGTAAGTCGCGTTATTGAGTCACTTACAAATGAGGGTGTTACAACTAAAAGGATCTCTATGTTTGCTTGGGAACACTTACGAAATAATTTGGATCTATGTGTAGCATTTCTAAGTTCAGATGGAATTGAGATATCGCCTTTCTTACCACCAGTTAATACTTTACCTTTTATGTCTTCATCAGTAACTAAAGTGTTCTTATCCGCTACTATGCAAAACAAACCTGAATTTGTTCGTACTTTTGGCTTCTTGCCTGATGCGTATATCGAGCCTAAAACAAGTGCAGGAGAATCTGAGCGTCTTATAGTGACTCCATATGTTAATCCTGGACTGAAAAATGGGATGTTTGATTACATCATTTTCTTATCACAATACTTCAAGATACTTATTATTCCTAAAAGCGAGCCCAGGGCTAAACGTTGGCGTGAGCATGAAATGACTTTTTCGTCAGATGATTTTACGTTGAAAGTGGAAGAATTCAAAAATGCACAAACAGGTATATTAGTTGCCCCTGCTAGATTTGAAGGAATGGATTTCCCTGGAGACACATGTAGGTTTCTCGTTATTGATGGCCTCCCTTCTGGTACTGGTAATATGGAAAAGTTCTTATGGAACAATTTGGGGGAAAACAAATTTCTTCAAGGAACAGTTGCTTCTAGGTTAATTCAAGCAATGGGTAGGATTTCAAGAGGAAATGATGATTTTGGTGTCGTTTTTCTACTTGGAGATGACATAGGCGATTGGATCACAAGAGGAAGCAATCGCAAAGTGATACCTCCATATACACGTGCTCAATTAGAACTGGGCGAGCAACTCACAAAGAGTATCTCCGACTTCCAGAGTTTGCACAAATTAGTTATGTCCGTTGTAGCCGTACCACGTGATCCCGGATGGACTTCTGTACACAGAGCAAGAATACAACCTCATTCTGTTGCAAACGAAAAGGCATCAGAAGATTCTGTGAGAGAACTTGAAGAACACAGTATACAAGTTGCATTTGCTGAACGAAAATTTATAGAACATTTATGGGATCGTGAATATCAACAAGCAGCACGCGCCTTGGAACAACATTTAGATCCTATTTTTAATCAAGACAAAGCACTTGCGGCTTGGCATGCACACTTGATAGGTTATGCTTACTTATTAGGTGGCAATACCTCCGCAGCCGAGAGATATTTTAATAGGTCTTCTAATGCTTATCGAGTCCTGGGTCGAATTAATCCTGAATCAGTCACTACTTACGCACCTCCCGTAATATTTGGCGATTCGCAAGGAGAAAGAATCGCGAGTGTTCTCAGTGCGCGCGGTGACTTCAATTACGGATCTTTTAGTGAAATGCAGGATCGTCTATCTCCTCTTTTCACTGAAAAAAATACGACTAATCAATACGAAGAAGCTTTATCTTGGTTGGGGAGATATTTGGGCTTTGCATCAAACAGACCTGATTCAGAAACAGGGGGACGTGGCCCTGATATATTTTGGACTTCCCCAGAGGTTGATATATTAATTGAAAGTAAAGAGGAGAAGAAAGATACTTCTTTTTACTCAAAAAGAGATGTTGGTCAAGCTCTAAATCATAGTGAATGGTATAAAGAAGAATTCCCGAACTCTGCCCGAAATATTAAATTAATGATTGTCGGTCCCATAATACCGGCTCACCCAACAGCGAGTCCTGGAGAACAAATGCATATTTGGACACCGTCAGAAATTTCTTCATTAGCCCATCGCATTTCATCTTTAGTGTTTGATGCTTATACAACAAGTGACAGTGCCACTTACACAGCTACATTAAATAAACTGTTAGATGAAGCGGGATTGACATATGTGAAATTATATGAATCTCTTCCTACTCGTCCTATTCAGAGGGGGCAATAA
- a CDS encoding DUF3732 domain-containing protein, with the protein MDFQIKKLILWSREPQFKPKEIEFKTNSVNIITGASRTGKSAIIPIIDYCLASDSCYIPVKTIRNACSWFGIVIEVNQKQVLLARQEPGLQKSTDNMYIASGIEVEIPDIPIKNTNRDSVKKFLDELSSLTFLDIDDENSSNYLGRPSFRDLMAFCFQPQNIVANANTLFYKADTTEHRTKLINIFPYILGAVTPDILAKRQEINNLTRVLKRKEKELLKLKEVSEKWKTEVNGWLAIAQEFGLIKLDALNDLSFEEQIEMLTLISEKRASDSSILNKNIEASSQEIVALRKEESELSLKLSSLKNRYTEMRQLMNSLDGYRESLTIQVERLNISKWLKSLTEDNETCPIFGTKNHPKEQIDKFYTNLIKLEDETGFTNKIPAAFEREFDNVKSEISILSEQITAVQKRIKLQSQIRNSAEHEKYTVENISRFIGQVQYANETFKSLGTDSELIHEIETINNTLSNLRAQVNESAVIQRVNSAINKIGGYAIRLLPLLDSERPNDPIRIDYQNLTVVVSGQDGRDDYLWEIGSGSNWLAYHISVTLAFQLFFNQQSHSPVPGFIVYDQPSQVYFPKKIAARENEQELDPKLENDEDRIAVKKIFETMSEALKISQSKFQIIVLEHADSSIWGDIHNVNEVCEWRGDNNKLIPEEWIK; encoded by the coding sequence ATGGATTTCCAAATAAAAAAACTTATCCTCTGGTCAAGAGAACCTCAATTCAAACCAAAGGAGATTGAGTTTAAGACTAATTCTGTAAATATAATAACTGGTGCATCTCGAACTGGGAAATCTGCAATTATTCCGATCATTGATTATTGCTTAGCCTCGGATTCTTGTTACATACCTGTTAAAACAATCAGAAATGCTTGTAGTTGGTTTGGAATAGTCATTGAAGTCAATCAAAAACAAGTGCTTCTAGCAAGACAAGAACCTGGGCTACAGAAGTCTACTGATAATATGTACATCGCATCCGGTATTGAAGTAGAAATCCCTGATATCCCTATAAAAAATACGAATAGAGATTCAGTAAAAAAGTTTTTAGATGAATTGTCATCTTTAACTTTCTTAGACATCGACGATGAGAATTCAAGCAACTACCTAGGTAGACCATCCTTTAGAGATTTAATGGCATTCTGCTTTCAACCTCAGAATATTGTAGCAAATGCAAACACATTGTTTTATAAAGCGGATACTACAGAACATAGAACAAAGCTTATAAATATATTCCCATATATACTTGGTGCAGTTACCCCTGATATTCTTGCGAAACGACAAGAAATTAATAATCTAACTAGAGTACTTAAGCGCAAAGAAAAAGAATTATTAAAGCTCAAAGAGGTATCCGAGAAATGGAAAACCGAAGTAAATGGCTGGCTTGCTATAGCACAAGAGTTTGGCCTTATTAAATTGGATGCATTGAATGACCTTTCGTTTGAGGAACAAATTGAGATGCTGACATTAATATCGGAGAAACGAGCATCGGATTCGAGCATTCTTAATAAAAATATTGAAGCTTCCTCTCAAGAAATTGTCGCATTAAGAAAGGAAGAAAGCGAGCTCTCTCTAAAACTCTCATCCTTAAAAAATCGTTATACAGAAATGCGTCAATTGATGAATAGTCTAGACGGGTATCGGGAATCTTTGACCATTCAGGTTGAACGCTTAAATATATCTAAATGGTTAAAAAGCCTGACAGAAGACAATGAAACCTGTCCAATATTCGGAACTAAGAATCATCCAAAAGAACAAATCGATAAATTTTACACCAATTTAATTAAACTTGAAGATGAAACGGGATTTACAAATAAAATCCCAGCAGCATTCGAGCGCGAATTTGATAATGTAAAATCAGAAATCAGTATACTATCTGAGCAGATTACGGCTGTACAAAAAAGAATTAAATTGCAAAGTCAAATAAGAAATTCTGCCGAGCATGAAAAATATACTGTTGAAAATATCTCCAGATTTATAGGCCAAGTTCAATATGCAAACGAAACATTTAAATCATTAGGTACAGATAGTGAATTAATTCATGAGATAGAAACCATCAATAATACACTATCAAATTTAAGGGCACAGGTAAATGAAAGTGCAGTAATACAAAGGGTCAATTCAGCAATAAATAAAATTGGGGGCTATGCAATAAGACTCTTGCCGTTGCTAGATTCAGAACGCCCAAATGATCCCATTCGGATTGATTATCAAAATTTAACTGTTGTTGTCAGTGGACAAGATGGGCGTGACGATTACCTTTGGGAAATAGGCAGCGGTTCGAATTGGCTTGCTTATCACATCTCAGTGACACTCGCATTCCAATTATTTTTCAATCAACAAAGTCATTCACCAGTACCGGGATTTATTGTTTATGACCAACCTAGCCAAGTTTATTTTCCTAAAAAAATAGCAGCCAGAGAAAATGAACAAGAATTAGATCCAAAGCTTGAAAATGACGAGGATAGGATTGCAGTCAAAAAAATCTTTGAAACAATGTCAGAAGCATTAAAAATATCTCAATCAAAATTCCAAATTATCGTATTAGAACATGCTGACAGCAGTATTTGGGGCGACATTCATAACGTTAATGAAGTTTGTGAATGGCGCGGCGACAATAATAAACTCATTCCTGAAGAATGGATTAAATAA
- a CDS encoding heparinase II/III domain-containing protein, with translation MKPINGEEAAASYGLYDADELKAVRNRIRANPALQGEYLRQKELSERYAAQAMTAPLEEQANFRTYPFVFKVPKGVRHALISIHVAGKGIARISGMRLTHSQRGLPMELENANFAQDLAYWEAEVAEGSELRLLPLPLGAAALQPSGITTASGVDTAAKAQCVCITNAVADADTVLHYSAPIPARAGEHYSVQITLSLEAPLTVGVYTEVRFRGNEGPLVRETSLCSPPFNRATPSPWAYFLEAAGADANRFMVEGDFASAERCKQKLLYMLCDMIKGMEIFKATGWHDDDIYGAVHIGRGLAVLAVVYRQIAPSGVFDRDEEAMLLAFFRYIANLMMDTGYYRYDLVEFPDEKGGMRSNWNADRAAGLGVYALLFPQEPKAEEYLEHALSVVDWQLDHVVDDCGAWPENIRYHGAVLHRYFLFFVLLKRLKGADYFQHEKVKGMYRFLIGTAVPADRMQAGPDGPAVMLTPAVGDANVQEHWFRLLGYAAPSFVENDPKLAKEMMWAWRRGGAPVRDTGAFPYPLAALLFPRLDLPEEAPELGSIHYPGMGYVIFRNPQGPNRYEHYAIYEASPLTYHAHHDEGHFSIWSNRVPLTLDSGTGGYYNGDRHWYVSSAAHNVVQFAGPAGEWQEVPLRSQCEQVLFSAEMDYVRSKIPDPNIREYHRHFAFIKAGLEVYLVWDRIAGESGRVWNLHTLSTDADIGEQHIAARGLGGMRLSAVIAEPKRPVIVTDQGAVAGNYPLPVQQHFKVYGRASDDYLVLLHPHEEGELSARIEAIPLDNPARTEFAPLEDQLSAQTAHMDDQLLAQAAHLDSRPSNQTEATLHSDPRPPQVRCYKIAKPDGVWCIVVVNGSKRTQTLNLAALGSLRLLGGQNQANSENGGNGGNGGELIGQSLHIEANRLCVLLPQSKNIREELNL, from the coding sequence ATGAAGCCTATCAACGGCGAGGAGGCAGCAGCCTCTTACGGCTTGTACGATGCGGATGAACTGAAAGCCGTGCGAAACCGCATCAGGGCGAATCCCGCGCTGCAGGGGGAGTATCTGCGGCAAAAGGAGCTCTCGGAGCGTTATGCCGCCCAAGCCATGACCGCTCCGCTTGAGGAGCAAGCCAATTTCCGCACGTATCCGTTTGTGTTTAAGGTGCCTAAAGGAGTCCGGCATGCGCTCATATCGATTCATGTCGCCGGAAAAGGGATCGCCCGCATCAGCGGCATGAGACTCACGCATTCGCAGCGTGGGCTGCCCATGGAGCTGGAGAACGCGAATTTTGCGCAGGATTTGGCCTATTGGGAGGCGGAAGTGGCGGAAGGCAGCGAGCTGCGGCTGCTTCCCCTGCCCTTGGGCGCGGCGGCTTTGCAGCCTTCCGGGATCACCACGGCAAGCGGCGTGGACACCGCGGCAAAAGCCCAGTGTGTTTGCATCACGAATGCCGTCGCAGATGCGGACACCGTGCTGCATTACAGCGCGCCGATTCCTGCGCGGGCCGGCGAACACTACAGTGTGCAGATTACGCTGAGTTTGGAAGCTCCCTTAACGGTTGGCGTTTATACGGAAGTTCGTTTCCGGGGGAACGAAGGTCCGCTGGTGCGCGAAACTTCCCTCTGTTCCCCTCCTTTCAACAGGGCCACGCCAAGCCCTTGGGCTTACTTCCTGGAAGCGGCCGGAGCGGATGCCAACCGGTTTATGGTAGAAGGCGATTTCGCCAGTGCCGAGCGCTGTAAGCAAAAACTGCTGTACATGCTGTGCGATATGATCAAGGGTATGGAGATTTTTAAAGCTACAGGTTGGCATGACGATGATATTTATGGAGCGGTCCATATCGGCAGAGGTTTGGCCGTGCTCGCGGTCGTCTATCGTCAAATTGCCCCTTCCGGCGTGTTTGACCGGGACGAGGAAGCGATGTTGTTGGCGTTTTTCCGCTACATTGCCAATTTGATGATGGATACGGGGTATTACCGCTACGACCTTGTGGAATTCCCGGACGAAAAAGGCGGGATGAGAAGCAACTGGAACGCGGACCGGGCCGCGGGCCTGGGGGTGTATGCCCTGCTGTTCCCGCAGGAGCCGAAGGCGGAGGAATATTTGGAGCATGCCTTGTCGGTGGTGGATTGGCAGCTCGATCATGTCGTGGACGATTGCGGAGCCTGGCCGGAAAATATCCGCTACCATGGCGCGGTGCTCCATCGCTATTTTCTGTTCTTTGTCCTGCTGAAACGGCTCAAGGGAGCGGATTATTTTCAGCATGAGAAGGTCAAAGGGATGTACCGCTTCCTGATCGGAACGGCCGTGCCCGCGGATCGGATGCAAGCCGGGCCGGACGGCCCCGCCGTCATGCTGACGCCTGCGGTGGGCGATGCCAATGTACAGGAGCACTGGTTCCGGCTGCTGGGTTATGCGGCTCCCTCATTCGTGGAGAATGACCCCAAGTTGGCCAAAGAAATGATGTGGGCCTGGCGGCGCGGAGGTGCGCCCGTTCGGGATACCGGGGCTTTCCCCTACCCGCTTGCGGCCTTGCTGTTCCCCCGGCTGGACTTGCCGGAAGAAGCTCCCGAATTAGGTTCGATTCATTATCCCGGCATGGGCTACGTCATTTTCCGCAATCCGCAGGGTCCGAACCGATATGAACATTATGCAATCTACGAGGCTTCGCCGCTTACGTACCATGCCCATCACGATGAAGGGCATTTCTCGATCTGGAGCAACCGCGTGCCTTTGACGCTCGATTCGGGAACCGGCGGCTACTACAATGGCGACAGGCATTGGTACGTATCCAGCGCGGCCCACAATGTCGTGCAGTTTGCCGGCCCTGCGGGCGAGTGGCAGGAAGTCCCGCTGCGCAGTCAATGCGAACAGGTGCTTTTCTCCGCGGAAATGGATTATGTGCGAAGTAAAATCCCCGATCCGAACATCCGCGAATACCATCGGCATTTCGCTTTTATCAAAGCCGGATTGGAAGTTTACCTGGTCTGGGACCGTATCGCCGGCGAGTCGGGACGGGTATGGAACCTGCACACGCTGAGCACCGACGCGGACATCGGGGAACAGCACATCGCAGCCCGCGGTCTGGGCGGAATGCGTTTAAGCGCCGTCATCGCCGAACCGAAGCGGCCTGTGATCGTCACGGATCAAGGCGCCGTCGCCGGCAACTACCCTCTGCCGGTGCAGCAGCATTTTAAAGTATACGGCCGGGCAAGCGATGATTATTTGGTGCTGCTGCATCCCCATGAAGAAGGGGAACTGAGCGCTCGTATCGAAGCTATCCCATTGGACAATCCGGCTCGAACCGAATTCGCCCCATTGGAGGATCAGCTGTCAGCCCAAACTGCCCATATGGATGATCAGCTGCTAGCCCAAGCTGCCCATTTGGATAGCCGGCCGTCGAACCAAACCGAAGCAACCCTCCATTCCGATCCTCGGCCGCCGCAAGTGCGCTGCTACAAGATCGCCAAACCTGACGGGGTATGGTGTATCGTTGTAGTGAATGGGTCGAAGCGGACGCAAACTTTAAATCTAGCAGCCTTGGGATCATTGAGATTATTGGGCGGGCAGAATCAGGCGAATAGCGAAAACGGCGGAAATGGAGGAAACGGCGGCGAACTAATCGGACAATCGCTGCATATAGAAGCCAACCGCCTTTGCGTCCTGCTGCCGCAATCCAAAAATATACGGGAGGAGTTAAATCTATGA
- a CDS encoding ABC-three component system protein: MGKTKRDTPKEEVKLANTHVPDKVYAYSLQVRHALYELQSCSSNDIVSVEVLEDVAVEKSDGTVDAIQLKSVLSNNNPISNRAKDLWKTLYNWLLSVTNHELDVHNTKFILFVTADRKGSIASSFQDADTLEKAQAAWESAKQEFYKDTGEEKELSDEYALYIRSFFKPGNKLFASQIIQKFCLKTIQTNHTALLYETFCERAMLEEDLGDILFTYMLGWIDKRLSELVENKQPMCISYQEYRTELIAIRREYNQKQSLKELAPRPTAQEVQEEMNALRRYVEQLDVVECDYTEKIEAINDYLRASTNRTIWAKRGDISDGNLTSYQETLVRKWDTKRKILSLQNKHLNLSPEELGKLLYLECKNDPVNIDHLYVPDFFTAGCYHALSDDVEIGWHPNYKDIFMPGSGLSVQLK; the protein is encoded by the coding sequence GTGGGCAAAACTAAAAGAGATACACCAAAAGAAGAAGTTAAATTAGCTAACACACATGTTCCCGATAAAGTCTACGCCTATTCGTTACAAGTACGACACGCATTATACGAACTTCAGAGTTGTTCATCTAACGATATAGTAAGTGTAGAGGTTCTTGAAGATGTGGCTGTTGAAAAATCCGATGGAACTGTAGATGCAATACAGCTAAAAAGTGTTCTTTCAAACAACAATCCCATTTCGAATCGCGCGAAAGATCTATGGAAAACTCTTTATAATTGGTTGTTATCTGTAACAAATCATGAACTTGATGTTCACAACACAAAATTCATCCTTTTTGTAACAGCAGATAGAAAAGGATCAATTGCGAGCTCCTTTCAAGATGCAGATACATTAGAGAAAGCACAAGCAGCTTGGGAATCTGCAAAACAAGAGTTTTATAAAGATACAGGGGAAGAAAAAGAACTTTCTGACGAGTATGCACTGTATATAAGAAGTTTTTTTAAACCTGGGAATAAATTATTTGCAAGTCAAATCATTCAAAAATTTTGTTTGAAAACTATACAAACAAACCATACAGCTCTTCTTTACGAAACATTCTGCGAAAGGGCTATGCTAGAAGAAGATTTAGGAGACATTTTATTTACGTATATGTTGGGATGGATTGATAAAAGATTATCGGAATTGGTTGAAAATAAACAACCGATGTGCATATCGTATCAAGAATACAGAACAGAACTTATTGCGATCAGACGTGAATATAACCAAAAACAAAGTCTAAAAGAATTAGCTCCAAGACCCACCGCGCAAGAAGTTCAGGAAGAGATGAATGCATTAAGAAGATATGTAGAACAATTAGACGTTGTGGAATGCGACTATACGGAAAAAATCGAAGCGATAAATGACTATCTCCGGGCCTCTACTAACCGAACAATTTGGGCTAAGCGCGGGGACATCAGTGATGGAAATCTGACAAGCTATCAAGAAACACTAGTAAGAAAATGGGATACTAAAAGAAAAATTCTCTCTCTTCAGAATAAGCATCTGAACCTTTCACCTGAAGAATTGGGGAAGCTATTGTATCTTGAATGTAAGAATGATCCAGTTAATATTGATCATCTTTATGTGCCAGACTTTTTTACTGCCGGATGTTATCATGCCTTATCTGATGATGTGGAAATTGGCTGGCATCCAAATTATAAAGATATTTTCATGCCAGGGAGTGGATTAAGTGTCCAACTTAAATAA